A single window of Bos javanicus breed banteng chromosome 19, ARS-OSU_banteng_1.0, whole genome shotgun sequence DNA harbors:
- the AATK gene encoding serine/threonine-protein kinase LMTK1 isoform X3 has translation MLACLCCKKGGIGFKEFENAEGEEYAADFSAQGSPATAAQNGPDVYVLPLTEVSLPMAKQPGRSVQLLKSTDLGRHSLLYLEEIGHGWFGKVFLGEVNSGISSTQVVVKELKASASVQEQMQFLEEAQPYRALQHSNLLQCLAQCAEVTPYLLVMEFCPMGDLKGYLRSCRVAEAMAPDPLTLQRMACEVACGVLHLHRNNFVHSDLALRNCLLTADLTVKIGDYGLSHGKYREDYFVTADQLWVPLRWIAPELVDEVHCNLLVVDQTKASNVWSLGVTIWELFELGAQPYPHHSDRQVLAYAVREQQLKLPKPQLQLTLSDRWYEVMQFCWLQPEQRPTAEEVHLLLSYLCAKGATEAEEEFERRWRSLRPGGGSAGAGLGVAGLALGGTGELLATSSFPLLEQFAGDGFHAEGDDVLTVTETSHGLNFEYKWEAGRGAEAFPPPEGALSPGRDARLQELCVPDGAPPGVVPVLSAHSPSVGSEYFIRLEDPAPAADHDPDCTGCAPSTLAAALRPDGSDHDDDSDGSTAASLVMEPLLGHAPPADGPWGHCDYYPCKSRARDLSCASRSPSPETPMLAEPGAEDIDWGVGAFCPPFFEDPLGTSPSRSSGDRLSPGGEELGEAEASRAAQYRHWSSNVSANNNSGSRAPESWVPGLSGYTDCCPGMKQTLWAVPELGHPLTPEDPRESLLGPKGASLGQELGHCLGLSHLYPAEGLTPAPCLVASPWTEAAISGGDSPQAEPRLAEEAEGSAGLQLTLPSIPSPSQEGAPLPAEEASTPPTLPASPTPTGSQAPATEPAQTRDSGSSSPELEAPRSEDEDTTEATSGVFTDLSSDGPQAEKLDVTPAFRSLQKQVGTPDSLDSLDIPSSASDGGCEVFSPSAVSTPGGQLRALDSGYDTENYESPEFILKEAHEPCEPEAFGELASEGESPGPETRLSASLGGLSEKNPYRDSAYFSDLDTEPEPPVGPKEKHGGVPVPRPEPDLDSPKSPRLQSAQPSPELGVPGEAQGTGPREVPPLPLSLSLPEDSSPEPSACPTGPGREPPWPQDPAQVPPMPSPVSSKIFLLTPVRPSSESHRRELQETLGLLSGSNLQERTGGPGASRTPLCLALPGLPVAPEGRPEEEEEDSEDSDESDEELRCYSIQEPSEESEEEVPPVPVVVAESQSARNLRSLLKMPSLLSEAFCEDLERKKKAVSFFDDVTVYLFDQESPTRELGEPFPGAKESPPTFPVGSPGSLSASCRPRRADPSPEGPATEQDGEFEWNDGLMLSSAQEPASRIPAETPKSVAPSPFSRFTVSPAPASRFSITHVSDSDSGSVGGPTAGAGGSCKEA, from the exons ATGCTGGCCTGCCTGTGCTGTAAGAAGGGAGGCATCGGGTTCAAg GAGTTTGAGAATGCCGAGGGGGAAGAGTACGCGGCCGACTTCTCGGCACAGGGCTCCCCAGCCACAGCAGCTCAGAACGGGCCCGACGTGTATGTCTTGCCACTCACCGAGGTCTCCCTGCCCATGGCCAAGCAGCCCGGGCGCTCAG TGCAGCTGCTCAAGTCCACAGACCTGGGCCGGCACAGCCTTCTGTACCTGGAGGAGATTGGACACGGCTGGTTCGGGAAG GTATTCCTGGGGGAGGTGAACTCGGGCATCAGCAGCACCCAGGTGGTGGTAAAGGAGCTGAAGGCGAGCGCCAGTGTGCAAGAGCAGATGCAGTTCCTGGAGGAGGCACAGCCCTACAG GGCCCTGCAGcacagcaacctgctccagtgccTGGCCCAGTGCGCTGAGGTGACGCCCTACCTGCTGGTGATGGAGTTCTGCCCAATG GGGGACCTCAAGGGCTACCTGCGGAGCTGTCGGGTGGCCGAGGCCATGGCGCCCGATCCCCTGACCCTGCAGCGCATGGCCTGCGAGGTGGCCTGTGGCGTCCTGCATCTGCATCGCAACAACTTCGTGCACAG TGACCTGGCTTTGAGAAACtgtctgctcacggctgatctgACGGTCAAGATCGGCGACTACGGCCTGTCTCACGGCAAATACAGG GAGGACTACTTCGTGACGGCTGACCAGCTCTGGGTGCCGCTGCGCTGGATCGCGCCTGAGCTGGTGGACGAGGTGCACTGCAATCTGCTGGTGGTGGACCAGACCAAGGCCAGCAACGTGTG GTCCCTGGGCGTGACCATCTGGGAACTCTTCGAACTGGGAGCGCAGCCCTACCCCCACCACTCGGACCGGCAGGTGCTGGCCTATGCTGTCCGAGAACAGCAGCTTAAGCTGCCCAAGCCTCAGCTGCAGCTGACTCTCTCTGACCGTTG GTACGAGGTGATGCAATTCTGCTGGCTGCAGCCTGAGCAGCGGCCAACGGCCGAGGAGGTGCACTTGCTGCTGTCCTATCTGTGCGCCAAGGGCGCCACCGAGGCAGAGGAGGAATTCGAGCGGCGCTGGCGCTCACTGCGGCCCGGTGGGGGCAGCGCGGGTGCCGGGCTAGGGGTggcaggcctggccctgggggGCACGGGTGAGCTGCTCGCCACCTCCTCCTTCCCGCTGCTGGAGCAGTTCGCTGGCGACGGCTTCCACGCGGAGGGCGACGACGTGCTGACAGTGACTGAGACCAGCCATGGCCTCAACTTTGAGTACAAGTGGGAAGCGGGCCGCGGCGCCGAGGCCTTTCCGCCACCAGAGGGCGCCCTGAGCCCGGGCCGAGACGCGCGCCTGCAGGAGCTCTGTGTCCCGGATGGCGCGCCCCCGGGCGTGGTGCCTGTGCTCAGCGCTCACAGCCCCTCGGTGGGCAGTGAGTACTTCATCCGCCTGGAAGACCCTGCGCCTGCCGCGGACCATGACCCCGACTGCACTGGCTGTGCCCCCAGCACGCTTGCCGCCGCGCTGCGCCCCGATGGTAGTGACCACGATGATGACTCTGACGGGAGCACGGCCGCGTCGCTGGTCATGGAACCGCTGCTCGGCCACGCGCCGCCCGCGGATGGCCCCTGGGGCCACTGTGACTACTACCCATGCAAGAGCCGCGCCCGTGACCTGTCCTGCGCCTCCCGCTCACCCTCACCGGAGACACCGATGCTGGCGGAGCCTGGAGCCGAGGATATCGACTGGGGTGTGGGGGCCTTCTGCCCCCCGTTCTTTGAGGACCCACTGGGCACATCCCCCTCGCGGAGCTCTGGGGACCGACTATCTCCAggtggggaggagctgggggaggctgAGGCGTCCAGAGCCGCCCAGTATAGACACTGGAGCTCCAACGTTTCTGCCAACAACAACAGCGGCAGTCGAGCACCGGAATCCTGGGTCCCAGGCCTCTCAGGCTACACGGACTGCTGCCCTGGTATGAAGCAGACTTTGTGGGCCGTCCCTGAGCTGGGCCATCCTCTGACCCCAGAGGATCCCAGAGAGTCTCTCCTTGGGCCAAAGGGGGCCTCCTTGGGTCAGGAGCTGGGCCACTGCCTTGGCCTCTCCCATCTGTATCCTGCTGAGGGCCTGACACCTGCCCCCTGCCTGGTTGCCTCTCCCTGGACAGAGGCAGCCATAAGTGGGGGTGACAGCCCCCAGGCAGAGCCCAGGCTTGCAGAGGAGGCTGAGGGCTCTGCTGGACTCCAACTGACCCTTCCCTCCATCCCATCCCCATCCCAAGAGGGAGCCCCACTTCCTGCTGAGGAGGCCAGCACCCCGCCCACCCTGCCTGCTTCACCCACGCCCACTGGAAGCCAGGCACCTGCCACCGAGCCAGCCCAGACCCGTGACAGCGGCAGCAGCTCCCCTGAGCTGGAGGCTCCAAGGAGTGAAGATGAGGACACGACCGAGGCCACTTCTGGTGTCTTCACTGACTTGTCCAGCGACGGCCCACAGGCTGAGAAACTAGACGTGACACCAGCTTTCCGCTCCCTGCAGAAGCAGGTGGGAACCCCCGACTCCTTGGACTCCCTGGACATCCCGTCCTCGGCCAGTGATGGTGGCTGTGAGGTCTTCAGCCCATCAGCTGTCAGCACCCCTGGCGGGCAGCTCCGAGCCCTGGACAGCGGCTATGACACGGAGAACTACGAGTCCCCTGAGTTCATACTCAAGGAGGCACATGAGCCCTGTGAGCCCGAGGCCTTTGGGGAGCTGGCCTCAGAGGGTGAGAGCCCGGGGCCCGAGACTCGGCTCTCTGCCTCCCTAGGTGGCCTCAGCGAGAAGAATCCCTACCGTGACTCGGCCTACTTCTCAGACCTGGACACGGAGCCAGAGCCCCCCGTGGGCCCCAAGGAGAAGCATGGAGGTGTCCCGGTCCCCAGGCCAGAGCCTGATCTGGACAGCCCGAAGAGCCCCAGGCTGCAGTCTGCGCAGCCCTCCCCTGAGCTGGGGGTGCCCGGGGAGGCACAGGGCACTGGACCCAGGGAGGTGCCACCACTGCCGCTGTCACTGTCACTGCCTGAGGACTCTTCCCCAGAGCCAAGCGCCTGCCCCACAGGCCCTGGGCGGGAGCCTCCCTGGCCCCAAGACCCAGCCCAGGTGCCGCCCATGCCCAGCCCCGTGAGTTCTAAGATTTTCTTGCTGACTCCAGTCCGGCCAAGCTCAGAAAGCCACCGCCGGGAGctccaggagaccctgggtctGCTGTCAGGGTCAAACCTGCAGGAACGGACCGGGGGCCCAGGTGCCTCCAGAACCCCGCTCTGCCTGGCCCTGCCTGGACTCCCTGTGGCCCCAGAGGGGCGgcctgaggaggaagaggaggacagCGAGGACAGTGACGAGTCGGATGAAGAGCTCCGCTGCTACAGCATCCAGGAGCCGAGTGAGGAGAGCGAGGAGGAGGTGCCGCCCGTGCCAGTGGTGGTGGCGGAGAGCCAGAGCGCGCGCAACTTGCGCAGCCTGCTTAAGATGCCGAGCCTGCTGTCCGAGGCCTTCTGCGAGGACCTGGAGCGCAAGAAGAAAGCTGTGTCCTTCTTCGACGACGTCACTGTCTACCTCTTTGACCAG GAAAGCCCCACCCGAGAGCTCGGGGAGCCCTTCCCTGGTGCCAAGGAGTCACCCCCCACGTTCCCAGTGGGCAGCCCAGGCTCCCTCAGTGCCTCCTGCCGGCCACGGCGGGCTGACCCCTCCCCCGAAGGCCCTGCGACTGAACAGG ACGGAGAGTTCGAGTGGAATGATGGCCTCATGCTGTCGTCGGCCCAAGAGCCGGCCTCGCGCATCCCCGCCGAGACTCCCAAGTCCGTCGCGCCCAGCCCCTTCTCGCGCTTCACCGTCTCACCAGCGCCTGCGTCCCGCTTTTCCATCACGCACGTCTCCGACTCGGACTCCGGGTCCGTGGGAG GTCCTACAGCAGGTGCTGGGGGCAGCTGTAAAGAGGCTTGA